TTTAACATCACTTGAAAAACTAACTTTAAAActaacatcaaaacaaaatgggCTTTAATTCTTTAatgaactttatttttttttgtctcaatGCAAAACACATTTGCATTTACACTTATGTTTTGTCTGAATCCAAATACATATTTGTTTGAATCCTTTACATGTTGTCTGAATCAAAGTTGTAAATAAAACAAGGGACAATAGccaaatgaaatcaaatatctcaatagtaaaaacaatacataatatatagtttcatgtttagaaaatcaaatagaaGAATACAAGaatattgttaatttggtATACAAGTGCCTTGTTCTCATccaatttttatatcaaatctgATATGCACTTCTTCTTGTACCTCTTCTGAAGCATATCTgaactgaaacaaaaacatatatgggCATATGGCAGTCTCAATTTTTCTCAGTCTTACAACACTATAATAACATGATCTTTTTATTCTACAACTACAACTTAGACGATAATAACACTACTTGTACCTTTTGATTCCTTAACTACAACTTAGCCTTAACTACAAACGATTTGAAGAAATAGACTAATCCATAAACCTTGGGATTCAATGCTAATCTAAAAGGTGTTTTCATTAAAtgatttggagaaaaaaactcaTCCATTAATTCACTAATAAATAGTTTCAGTTGAGTTAAGTCGTTATTCAATAACTTATTCTGATAGTTCTAAATACTACTATTGGATAGGAGTGTTATAATTTTCATAGCTGTTTGTTGAATGTGGACGTGAGCAGCAAGGCAGAAGAGTAAAAAAACCTCACTTCTCTCAAACCGTTACTAATCTTaatttctctaattttgtGACGGAATAATCATATCATTCATATGTCAAATCAAGTCTATGGATATACATGTTTTTGCAATAAGAAGTAAAATACAACATTGTCCCGACAGATCACTATGGCCTGTAAATTGTCCTATATCAGAAGCAATCAATTTTCGAATGATATATGTTGTGTCCAAACAATTTATTACTAAACCAACATTTTGGGATCAATAATGTCATGCGAATTCGTTTAATACTACTATCTTTAAAGTGAAGGTAAAGTAAGCAAAGAGTTACagtttgctattttttttttttttttcgagttAGATGATTTCGACCATATCATAAGCTAGCATGTTAGATTCCGATATTCCTCGAATTAACAGATAAATTACTTATATATCCGTTTCTATTATGCCATTATAATTTCTTGCAAAAGCATAGATCACTAATGTATATGATCTCTGTCGTATAGCTGTCCAAAAATGGAGAATTTATTTCAAGACAAGAGATTAATTCACATAAATTCATCAAACATTACAAAGTTACCCCCTCTGTTTTAAATTGCAGATAAACATGAACCTGACCGTCAACGTCTTGGAAGATTTAGTTTAAAGCAGGAGCACGTTCCTCACTAACTCagtttttgacttttatttGGTGTCCTACAACTAAAACTCCCAACCAACTCTCATTAACTGCATGCAGTTCCAActcactaaacaaaaaaagcatTTAGGACCAATTAATCGCAACCATTGATTCCTTTATAATAAGACCAATTTGGGTGATAGTACATCGTGAAATAGACCCGCCAGttgtaaacacaaaataaacaatagcACTAATGAAGAACCAATTAAtgtaagtgtttttttctttctttttggtatccATGTTAAGTGACCAATTACTATAATTTTCTTGGTTAAGGTTAACGTACAAAGGATATTTAAGTTATAGATTTTACTggttgatataaaaaaaagaagttatagaATTGACTTTTCTAGACTGAATAAATGACGAATAAGTTTCGTTTGGAATCAAGTTTGTGGATCAATCAAAACCCCTTACTAGGTGCATCATGCTTGTCCACACAAAAATGTTTATCGATCTTGTTTCAACGATTAATTACAAATCTCTGTGAAGGCTGAACTATTTCATCAATGCAAAGTTCATAAATTGATAAACGTAATTTTATCTTCGTGACGACTAAGTGATGAGACACCTCTCACACGTATTATGCTTTTGTCTACCATAGCTAGCCAAATCTTTTCATCACTTTTTAATCGTTTTTCATTATAAGTTATTTCTTTACagtttaccatttttttttaaaaaatagctGTAGATATTCCAAGCAATGAGCGAAATGTTTTGGGATATCATaatattgaatattattatACTGTTTTCGCATACTTAACATATAAGCATTTTAAAACACGTTATCATTATACATTAAGTTATAAACcaacttatttttcttttgaatataatttaacattaaattaaaaagcaGATTATCATCATAAgatatttgatcaaaatacTAATCTATCTAAACATTAacaatatatactaattaatatctttatgttttgttcaAAATGTACATTCTACAAAACTTTTGTGGGTTTAGTTAActtttgttgatatatatatatatatatatatatatcagctTGTAGAAGAGGGGAACCTTTAATCGTGCTAACACGGACCCGATCCAGTTAAAGTGCTTGTATAGCAAAAAATTGATCTGACTATTTATTGCATTAATTGGTATGGTCACGTTAATAAATCTTATTACATTGCGATTGACGTTAACGTATGATGTTACTGCTAACAagaattcaaatcaaatttacaAGAGAAAGGTTCAATTCAAGCCAccatttttgcttttctttttttcgcTTCACAAAAAGTTGGATTAGTGAAGCATACTACAACACTCTCTTTAGGGATCGGACCCCTCTATGCACTGTTATGTCGGCTAGTGTCCGCACACCCTACGCAGTATTATTTATTGATACTTACACatagaatattttttgccAACATTTTTAGTACCTTGGAATATAGTATATACCGTTGCTCAAATAGTTTCACTAATAATGTGGTTAAAAACAGACGATATTTGATACAATGtactttctctgtttcatttaactcttatattcacattgtttttctctttcaaaataaGTGATGTATGCAAAATTACCTCATTGTCCCAATTTATCCTTATTGTTTTTCATACTAtatctgtatttttttaaaactttttttttgaagaaactaTTTGTAATTATTGCATTGCTTGTAACATAGagataattatttgttttgcatGTTTTCCTAATAATTGTGCatttatccaaaatatatttattttggaaaagtAGAGTAATATTCTCTccgtttaacaaaaaaaaaaaaaagacttattTAAACGTAagaatgataaagaaaaatagtttttatttcCATTTCAAGCGTATAAGGTTATAGCAAAATGAAACAGCCAGTTCATAGACAAATTTGAAGATAGTTTTTCGTACATCGGTACATATGATAATGAAGAAGTCTAGACCCAGACACCCAGCTAACGGATCTTAATCTTTCTAGAGTATGCGACTTAGTAAAAGATCAATTCATAGATCAATTCACTGACGTTATTATATCGAAAGCTTTCATGCCCACATAATGTCAAATATCTACCATTTTCTCGAACTTACATTTGAACCATCGATCTCAAATGTAACATGTATGATCGATgtataatatcatatttgtATGATGAATGTGTATAATTGTCTATGTGTAACAAGACTTAAGGCGCACGTATCAGCCACCAGGGCGGCTCGTTTTGATTATTACATGTCGAAAAAGTTTTCACAAAGAGTCCGCGTGAATTTAATGCCCCAACCTAACTCTCCTCACTTATTTCCCACTCCTTccatttttaaagtttaatcTTTGAAATGAAATATGTCTCTGTATGCGATCGACCATACAACTATTGTTACAGTTTTTTTGACCGAAACGTAAATATCTTTTTAGGCATTATTCATTAGCATTAGACAATAATCAATTATTCTAGACACTGTTAGAAAACACAGCTGCCTAGCTGCCAAGACGACTATCTAGGCAATCAACGGTTTTCTTCCGTCAAAAATAGTCCCAAATCGACTACACTAATTAATCTTATGACACAACCGAATCTTACATATCTAAGACTAAGTTCAGAATCACTATGTCCAAATTTACAAGAACcattaaacaataatatacGACCCGATGATAGTTTTTCGAGAAAAAATCTCCACCAATCAAACGATAGGATCGATCGTGTTTGACATATTATATCAAAACCATCGTGATCAATATCTTATAACGCAGTTATTTGTGAGCCGACAAATCCTTTTACCACGAACATACATTTACAGCgtagttattattatttcaatcCCATAAGATGTCATTAACTACAGttctcttcgttttttttggtgcaaCCAATTATAGTTCTCAAAACGAGacaccaaaacaaatacaatttatAATTGGACCCATCGATTTTAAAGTAAAGTATGCCACAAACTTTAAAAAggctaaaaaaagaaaagaaaatataaatacacTTACGTTTCTCAGACTCCATATATAGGACTCAAAACTTCTCTGGATTCTTCACATTTCACCACAACGACCACCACTCCTACACTAACACTTATATCACCAACACATTGTGTTCTACTATACATAAAATTCAGTTCCtaagtatttttgttttgttttgtgagaTCGATGGAGAGTTACTTGAGGAAATGGTGTTTAGTTTCTGTGTGGGTTTTGCttttaggtttagggtttaaggtaaAAGCAGAGCCTCAAGTTCCATGTTACTTCATCTTTGGTGATTCTTTGGTTGACAATGGAAACAACAATCGTCTTAGATCTATTGCAAGAGCCGATTATTTCCCTTACGGCATCGATTTCGGCGGCCCCACCGGCCGTTTTTCCAACGGCAGAACCACCGTCGACGTTCTCAGTAAACCCTTAACtatatctttcttcttattttttcttctcaaagatATTACTTTCTACTTAATCTGTCTAATTAACTAAACTAGAGTGCGACTGAAATGTTATAATCAGAAtctaacatgttttttttgttttgacatgACTTGTGTGATATAATGAAGCTGAGCTACTTGGATTTGATAACTACATTCCTGCGTATAGTACTGTGAGTGGCCAAGAGATACTTCAAGGAGTCAACTACGCATCTGCAGCTGCTGGAATCAGAGAAGAAACCGGTGCACAATTGGTAACAAAGACAACACTTTGATAATTCTCATGACCTCTCTGTTCTGTTTAAGActagaaaaatattgttttaactttttcttgtttttttgctttgctttCGGTAATGAAGGGACAAAGGATAACATTTAGTGGGCAAGTAGAGAATTATAAGAACACAGTGGCACAAGTGGTGGAGATTCTTGGAGACGAGTACACTGCAGCAGATTACCTTAAGAGATGCATTTACTCTGTTGGTATGGGAAGCAATGACTATCTTAATAACTACTTCATGCCTCAGTTCTACTCCACTAGCAGACAGTACACTCCCGAACAGTATGCTGACGATCTTATCAGTCGTTACAGGGACCAGCTTAATGTAagtttttctgtttaattCGATGGAAAACTATGGGGTAATTTGGGagtcctctgttttttttgtatcctTGATTCTCATTTTGGGATGATCTATTTTATGATATGATCTTTAGCAGtaattttaagtttattttcaATTGAACGTTACTTATTTCAcaatctttcttattttgcgTGTGTATGAAGGCACTGTACAACTATGGAGCTAGAAAGTTTGCATTGGTAGGAATTGGAGCCATTGGATGTAGTCCGAATGCGCTCGCACAGGGCAGCCAAGACGGAACAACTTGTGTGGAGCGTATCAACTCGGCCAACCGAATCTTCAACAACAGGCTCATATCTATGGTCCAACAACTAAACAACGCTCATTCCGATGCTAGTTTCACTTACATCAATGCTTATGGCGCTTTTCAGGATATAATCGCCAATCCCTCTGCTTATGGTATAATAGAGATATCTTCATGAAACTTAAGCCtatgattaaataaatattctcTTCTACTTTATGGTAAAAAGAATCTAATCTATATATTGGGTTCTCTGAATGAatgtttttagggtttacgaATACGAACACTGCGTGTTGCGGAATTGGAAGGAACGGAGGTCAGCTAACATGTTTACCGGGAGAACCCCCGTGCTTGAACCGAGATGAGTACGTGTTTTGGGATGCATTTCATCCTTCGGCTGCTGCAAACACGGCCATTGCAAAAAGATCTTACAATGCACAAAGATCTTCCGACGTTTATCCGATTGATATCTCGCAATTAGCACAGCTTTGAAAGGACAGAGAATAGGAGAGTTTTACAACAATTGTATGCTTTTCAGGttataaattgaattattgGAAATGATTCTGATGTTATGTGTGTACCCAAAGTGttcaactttataaaaaaaaatagggaTTGCATTATCTGAGTTACTTccacaatgttttttttttttttttttttttcttttctgtaaTCGTGTATTTTCATTCAGTTTCAAAATGTGTAGTCTAGGATTTATTGtctaaaacttttgtttggttgaacACGGCTTCGCTGAAACTGGATCTAGTATATAGATAGGAATTGTGTTAAATTGTTTTgatcatttgatttttattaacCGTCATTAATCAACTATGAGTACAACAAATGTAAGAAAGAAGACAGaaacattaaataatttgaacGCATCTCTATTCATTACTTCCATTATGCACTTTGAAAAATCTCTTGATCCTCTCAGGAAAGCACGTAACGTAATTCTTTCATACGTAATATTACATTCTCCACCGGGCTAAATAAACCAAGCCCAAAAGTTATCAATGAAGCCCAATAGTTGTCAATCATTTTTTCATATCGAActaaaaatgtgtttttttttttttttgttttggtttttaaaaataacatagAGTGCACCAGCCGGGAACATGTAGTTAATAcaattaactaaaaaaacatgtagttaaatataatttttttttttttttttcttgtcgtctactcaaaatttaattcaccttgttttgtttcgttaATTAATTTAGGTTGTTGTTCTAATATATGCTTTTATGATTGATACAATGACTAGGACTGGACACAGGACACAGGTCatctattttcaattttagaaTTGCCATTAGATTTTTAAGAGTATTCTACTGgaaaagagtttttttgttagttagcGATATTTAAATCTAAGTTTAAATTGTATGATAACTTGAAACATACAATTTGTTAGTTAGCGATATTTAAATCtaagttcatatatatatggataatTCCtactaaaaactttttttttgtaatgattcTTTTATGACCAAAGCCTAACATCAGCAAGtattcaaaacatattaaCGACGAAATTATCTGTCAATCGATGACTAGAATGATTTAGTGACCAATTGgctttacttattttttctttcttcagagAACATGCAATAGTTTAACAATAAATGTAGCATTACCCTAAGTTAAGAGTTTTGACCTACGATCTTAAATGGAAAGAGTTGGGAGGGAACATGGAAGCAGCACCGGCCTTGTTCAATTATGATACAAACAAGTCGTTGATTTATTCACAAAATATCCACTATACCTTTCATTTATTGCCCAAACCTAATTCTTCACCTGTTTTCTTTTCACCCAATTTTCTTCCATTTCAAATAATTGGTATCTTTCaattttagatatatatacacaacaaGTGACACCGATAATACACAATCTATCAcgattttcttttcatttcgtatttatttataaaatgatttttaattggCTCATTTATCCAATTATGACAAAAGTTAGGATTTTGTACGCGGAAAAAACTCTACAGCTGGTCAACGTTCAGAGAGAAGGACAAGTGGCTTTGTCAAACCTACGACTTTGTCTTCTCTCATACTATTATAATgcaaaatatctttttcttactttaaCCAGCTGCAAATGACCTTTCTAAATGctttaaacaatatatatatcgaaACAATGAtcagaaattagggtttagtgagGGTATATGTACATTACTAActgtaaataatattttattggtATAAGTCATGACTAAAAATAAGCCCTTGTCGATAAGTCATAAATCCTACTCTCCGCGcgatatgtttaattttggtAATTACCTATCCATTTACTgtagttctttttttgttcaatgtTCCTTCTCCAACTCCTCTTTAAGTTCCTTATATAAGTTAATGTTAATTTAGTTGTCGGCACATATACCTTTTAAATTATCGAATATAAAGCCATTGATAAATCTTGATTCTGATGTTGAATGAGAAAAAACTGGTCACATTATATTGGACCCACCAATCTTAAAGTGACTAGGcctacaaaaattaaatctatcaaaaacacaaatgtctctctatatatagttaCACAACTTCTTTGGACTTCTTCACATTCACTCATATCACTACACTTTCCATTAATTaccaatatatttttactactTAAAAAAGATATTGGTCTTGAAATGGAGAGTTACTTAACGAAATGGTGTGTAGTGcttgtgttgttgtgtttCGGGTTTAGTGTAGTAAAAGCACAAGCACAAGCTCAAGttccatgtttctttgtttttggtgacTCTTTGGTTGACAATGGAAACAACAACGGTCTTATTTCTATTGCAAGATCCAATTACTTCCCTTACGGTATCGATTTCGGCGGCCCTACCGGCCGTTTCTCCAACGGCAAGACTACTGTTGATGTGATCGGTATGCAATCTTATTAATTAGATAGAGTTGTTGCTAATTAGATAGTTTATGCGATTAGAAAGTTAATGGTCTTAATCTAACATgttttgacctttttttttgatgtaatgAAGCTGAGCTACTTGGATTTAATGGCTACATTCCTGCGTACAATACTGTGAGTGGTCGGCAAATACTCTCCGGAGTTAACTACGCTTCCGCAGCTGCTGGAATCCGAGAAGAAACCGGTCGACAATTGGTAACTGAAAcattaaaaccttttttcttaactctctttattcaaaaaaatattattaaagttccaacgttaattttttttttttttttttccggaaAATGAAGGGACAAAGGATAAGCTTTAGTGGACAAGTTAGGAACTACCAGACCACAGTATCGCAAGTTGTGCAGCTTCTAGGAGACGAGACTCGTGCAGCTGATTACCTCAAGAGATGTATTTACTCTGTTGGTTTAGGAAGCAACGACTATCTCAACAACTACTTCATGCCTACGTTTTACTCTTCTAGCAGACAATTCACACCCGAACAATACGCTAACGATCTCATCAGTCGCTACAGCACCCAGCTCAATgtacgtttttttcttttcttgtgaCTAGTTTATCTCTGTTTTCATGTTATTAAATGATACAAAAGGTTTGGCTCTCTCGAGTTTACCCATTTAGCAGTGATAGTAAGGTTTTTAGACGTGGGTTTGGTCTATCTTTTAACTTTCGTATTATGACTCTTTTCATTTAAATACGATTTGGTTTCTAATATGAAAATACGACTTTTTGAGGCAGAGAATTACAAAAATAGCAATTTATAGCTTTATAGTACAAGACTACAAGTTAAGGTCTCACACCAGTTAATTTAAACCCAATTTTGGTCTTCACTTGTAGTACACAATATAAAGTTTCTAGCTTAAGCTTTTTCTGAGTGACCTATCTtgtgagaaatgtttttatttttggaaaataatataaaggatgaataataaaatttatgcaattttgtaaaattttcatCGGAGTTTTACTTCCATTTTTCGGGGTTTGTGCAGGCATTATACAACTATGGGGCTCGAAAGTTTGCATTGAGTGGAATTGGAGCAGTTGGTTGTAGTCCTAACGCGCTCGCAGGCAGTCCCGACGGTAGGACTTGCGTAGACCGCATCAACTCAGCAAACCAGATCTTCAACAACAAGCTAAGATCTCTTGTTGATCAGCTCAACAACAATCACCCTGATGCAAAGTTCATCTACATCAATGCTTATGGCATTTTCCAGGACATGATCACAAATCCTGCCAGATTtggtatatatacacacaaacacaAGTGTGGTTTTCTTTTAAGTATGAACGAAACCGAAATTGTTATCTGATTTGTCggaaacgttttttgttttcagggtTTAGAGTGACGAACGCGGGATGTTGCGGTATTGGGAGGAATGCTGGACAGATCACATGTTTACCGGGACAGAGACCGTGTAGAGACCGCAATGCGTACGTGTTCTGGGACGCATTTCACCCTACTGAAGCCGCAAATGTGATCATCGCAAGGAGATCGTACAATGCACAATCGGCTTCAGACGCTTACCCTATGGATATTTCAAGGCTGGCACAGCTTTGAAGAAACATAGTAAAATAAGAACTAAAGAAGTTCCACAAACCAATGTGTGATCTTGTTGTGTACCGTACCGctatttaagattttcttgACGTAATTGAAATCGAGTAAAACATTATTCTATATACATTCGATTTCTATATCAACTTCATCACTCATACAAGTGAGCCATGAGAGGACATTGTTCACGGGAATTGCGCGTGACGGTTCATTTCGACAGTCGCAATATCGAGTACAAAACACTTACCATGTTGCTTCCAGTAGTCAGCCATCGGATTGATCCACTCCGGTTCAGCAATCTCCGCTCTCGTGTGTTTCAAATCATCTGTCGAAATGTTGTACTtctcatctcttctcttcaccaACTCTGGCCTTAGTACCCCTTGCCCCACCCCCTGAGGTGACATCATTAGTTCGGGTGCACCCATTGGTAACTTGTCACCTACAGAAACACACATAAATAACCAATGATTGGTCGGATCAAACTAAACCGGACAAAATCGAACCCACTTCTAGAATTTCTATGATTCTGATTAATGTTTGAATTAGTTAACCTCTGAGTCCGGATAACTAATTGTTTAACCATACGATTAATCGGTATACTAACTGATAGAAGCGGTTTACATAAAATCTGTCCGGATCCGGTTTCGGACCAGTATTTAGATGAGGAGACATACCTCGGTCTATCTGCCAGGTGCACCAAAACTTTCCGTACGTTTTGGCTATGTTCTTGAGCTCCGGAGCAGCCACAACCTCAGGCAATCGTGGATAAGCCCACGAGCCTGACTTAACCTCATATGCATGAGAGTGCCAAAGCTTTTGCTCATCCTCAGACAAAGTTTCATATAATCGGTCGGATATTACATATTCAATTCCTGTTAACACAACTTTGCTATAAGTTTTCATAATTGGCATTCGATGtgattaacaagaaaaaacggTATGAAAAAAAGAGTACCGATTAGAGGTGCATCGGAGCGGTCAGAGGCGTAAACAGCACACTGAAGGAACTCGTCGTTGACGCGGTGGACATAGTGGTGAGTCCCTATTAGCCGGGACATGTCACCACCATATATCGCAAAAGTAGAGACATGAGTGTTCATCTGCTTCACCGGTAATCGCCGCTGCATGATCGTCGATCCGGCATCAATCAGACGTGTTGAAACTGTCATCGGACCTCCAGGAGGTACCTGATCATCGCCGCCGCTCAAAGCCatccttaattttattttcttggttacaattttgaattttctagTTTATGGTTTCGTGGTTATATTGCATGTAATcttttttgaatgaattatATGATACATGGCATGCATATTTCATAGAAACGTGTCACGAAACGGGCATACATCGACCATGTGTTGAATATCCCACTACAAATTTACAGCTCTGATTTAATAAAATCGtctacaaaaccaaaccggaccaaaattaaaaatcaaccaaaccaaactcgTGTCAAACCGAACAGAACCAAACGGTTCCCATAAGCAACCGAAACATGTACAAGAATGATTCGCT
This sequence is a window from Arabidopsis thaliana chromosome 1 sequence. Protein-coding genes within it:
- a CDS encoding GDSL-like Lipase/Acylhydrolase superfamily protein (GDSL-like Lipase/Acylhydrolase superfamily protein; FUNCTIONS IN: hydrolase activity, acting on ester bonds, carboxylesterase activity; INVOLVED IN: lipid metabolic process; LOCATED IN: apoplast, nucleus; EXPRESSED IN: 19 plant structures; EXPRESSED DURING: 10 growth stages; CONTAINS InterPro DOMAIN/s: Lipase, GDSL (InterPro:IPR001087); BEST Arabidopsis thaliana protein match is: GDSL-like Lipase/Acylhydrolase superfamily protein (TAIR:AT1G29670.1); Has 3857 Blast hits to 3814 proteins in 365 species: Archae - 0; Bacteria - 608; Metazoa - 0; Fungi - 87; Plants - 3137; Viruses - 0; Other Eukaryotes - 25 (source: NCBI BLink).) → MESYLRKWCLVSVWVLLLGLGFKVKAEPQVPCYFIFGDSLVDNGNNNRLRSIARADYFPYGIDFGGPTGRFSNGRTTVDVLTELLGFDNYIPAYSTVSGQEILQGVNYASAAAGIREETGAQLGQRITFSGQVENYKNTVAQVVEILGDEYTAADYLKRCIYSVGMGSNDYLNNYFMPQFYSTSRQYTPEQYADDLISRYRDQLNALYNYGARKFALVGIGAIGCSPNALAQGSQDGTTCVERINSANRIFNNRLISMVQQLNNAHSDASFTYINAYGAFQDIIANPSAYGFTNTNTACCGIGRNGGQLTCLPGEPPCLNRDEYVFWDAFHPSAAANTAIAKRSYNAQRSSDVYPIDISQLAQL
- a CDS encoding histone acetyltransferase (DUF1264) (Protein of unknown function (DUF1264); CONTAINS InterPro DOMAIN/s: Protein of unknown function DUF1264 (InterPro:IPR010686); BEST Arabidopsis thaliana protein match is: Protein of unknown function (DUF1264) (TAIR:AT5G45690.1); Has 286 Blast hits to 286 proteins in 122 species: Archae - 0; Bacteria - 120; Metazoa - 0; Fungi - 64; Plants - 100; Viruses - 0; Other Eukaryotes - 2 (source: NCBI BLink).), translated to MALSGGDDQVPPGGPMTVSTRLIDAGSTIMQRRLPVKQMNTHVSTFAIYGGDMSRLIGTHHYVHRVNDEFLQCAVYASDRSDAPLIGIEYVISDRLYETLSEDEQKLWHSHAYEVKSGSWAYPRLPEVVAAPELKNIAKTYGKFWCTWQIDRGDKLPMGAPELMMSPQGVGQGVLRPELVKRRDEKYNISTDDLKHTRAEIAEPEWINPMADYWKQHGKCFVLDIATVEMNRHAQFP
- a CDS encoding GDSL-like Lipase/Acylhydrolase superfamily protein codes for the protein MRKNWSHYIGPTNLKVTRPTKIKSIKNTNVSLYIVTQLLWTSSHSLISLHFPLITNIFLLLKKDIGLEMESYLTKWCVVLVLLCFGFSVVKAQAQAQVPCFFVFGDSLVDNGNNNGLISIARSNYFPYGIDFGGPTGRFSNGKTTVDVIAELLGFNGYIPAYNTVSGRQILSGVNYASAAAGIREETGRQLGQRISFSGQVRNYQTTVSQVVQLLGDETRAADYLKRCIYSVGLGSNDYLNNYFMPTFYSSSRQFTPEQYANDLISRYSTQLNALYNYGARKFALSGIGAVGCSPNALAGSPDGRTCVDRINSANQIFNNKLRSLVDQLNNNHPDAKFIYINAYGIFQDMITNPARFGFRVTNAGCCGIGRNAGQITCLPGQRPCRDRNAYVFWDAFHPTEAANVIIARRSYNAQSASDAYPMDISRLAQL
- a CDS encoding GDSL-like Lipase/Acylhydrolase superfamily protein (GDSL-like Lipase/Acylhydrolase superfamily protein; FUNCTIONS IN: hydrolase activity, acting on ester bonds, carboxylesterase activity; INVOLVED IN: lipid metabolic process; LOCATED IN: apoplast, cell wall, chloroplast; EXPRESSED IN: 23 plant structures; EXPRESSED DURING: 14 growth stages; CONTAINS InterPro DOMAIN/s: Lipase, GDSL (InterPro:IPR001087); BEST Arabidopsis thaliana protein match is: GDSL-like Lipase/Acylhydrolase superfamily protein (TAIR:AT1G29660.1); Has 3712 Blast hits to 3673 proteins in 308 species: Archae - 0; Bacteria - 502; Metazoa - 0; Fungi - 62; Plants - 3128; Viruses - 0; Other Eukaryotes - 20 (source: NCBI BLink).) codes for the protein MESYLTKWCVVLVLLCFGFSVVKAQAQAQVPCFFVFGDSLVDNGNNNGLISIARSNYFPYGIDFGGPTGRFSNGKTTVDVIAELLGFNGYIPAYNTVSGRQILSGVNYASAAAGIREETGRQLGQRISFSGQVRNYQTTVSQVVQLLGDETRAADYLKRCIYSVGLGSNDYLNNYFMPTFYSSSRQFTPEQYANDLISRYSTQLNALYNYGARKFALSGIGAVGCSPNALAGSPDGRTCVDRINSANQIFNNKLRSLVDQLNNNHPDAKFIYINAYGIFQDMITNPARFGFRVTNAGCCGIGRNAGQITCLPGQRPCRDRNAYVFWDAFHPTEAANVIIARRSYNAQSASDAYPMDISRLAQL